The following coding sequences are from one Caloranaerobacter sp. TR13 window:
- the yhbY gene encoding ribosome assembly RNA-binding protein YhbY, producing the protein MLTGKQRSYLKSIANGLDPIIQIGKNGISENLIKQIDDALEAREIIKVKILNNSLLETKETANEIAKLTNSEFVQSIGNKFVLYRESKESKKIELP; encoded by the coding sequence GTGCTTACAGGCAAACAAAGGAGTTATTTAAAAAGTATAGCTAATGGTTTAGATCCAATTATTCAGATAGGAAAAAATGGTATATCTGAAAATTTAATAAAACAAATAGATGATGCTTTAGAAGCTAGAGAGATTATTAAAGTTAAAATATTAAATAATAGTTTATTAGAAACAAAAGAGACAGCTAATGAAATTGCAAAATTAACTAATTCAGAATTTGTACAGAGTATAGGAAATAAGTTTGTTTTATATAGAGAATCTAAAGAAAGTAAAAAAATAGAGCTTCCATAA
- a CDS encoding N-acetylmuramoyl-L-alanine amidase — MRRFKQYTIEQIEMFLDKYEFKRQIYEIHFHHTWKPTKEDYVQAEDKEKIILGMWRYHTEVRRFIDIAQHFTVAPDGTIWDGRDLEKSPASIYGRNNGAISIEHIGNFDEEKLEGIQLEASVRLIAAIIQNIKNKQDRVPTLVFHREYSDKTCPGLLVDKGEILKLVNERLKYNMPFKDVTPDMWSYEYIKRAAELGLIKGDGEGNFKPKDYLTREQGVALIMRLYDLLKGED, encoded by the coding sequence ATGAGGAGATTTAAACAATATACTATAGAGCAAATTGAAATGTTTTTAGATAAATATGAATTCAAAAGACAAATTTATGAAATACATTTTCATCATACATGGAAACCAACTAAGGAAGATTATGTACAAGCTGAAGATAAAGAAAAGATTATTCTAGGCATGTGGAGATATCATACCGAGGTAAGAAGATTTATTGATATAGCTCAACATTTCACTGTAGCACCAGATGGAACAATATGGGATGGAAGGGATTTAGAGAAAAGTCCTGCATCAATATATGGCAGAAATAATGGTGCAATTTCTATTGAACATATCGGTAATTTTGATGAAGAGAAATTAGAAGGCATACAGTTAGAAGCAAGTGTTAGACTAATAGCTGCAATAATTCAAAATATAAAAAATAAACAGGATAGAGTGCCGACTTTGGTATTTCATAGAGAATATAGTGATAAAACATGTCCAGGCCTGCTTGTTGATAAGGGGGAAATATTGAAACTTGTTAATGAAAGATTGAAGTATAACATGCCATTTAAGGATGTAACTCCTGATATGTGGTCATATGAATATATTAAAAGAGCAGCAGAGTTAGGTTTAATTAAAGGTGATGGTGAAGGGAATTTTAAACCTAAGGACTACTTGACTAGAGAACAGGGTGTTGCATTAATTATGAGATTATATGATTTGTTGAAGGGGGAAGACTAA
- the nadD gene encoding nicotinate-nucleotide adenylyltransferase: MDIDTFAELAFKNKNNEKNIECRGLKRIGIMGGTFDPIHIGHLVIAEEIRNEFELDKVIFIPAGNPPHKDNKKITSARHRYIMTLLATISNPYFEVSTIEIEKKETTYTIDTIKMLRKVCNNAELYFITGADSIFELHTWKSIGELLKLCNFIAATRPGFEMAKLESKIQEIKNEYGVEIYTTMVTSLQISSTEIRDRIRDGKTIKYLVPETVERYIYKNKLYR, encoded by the coding sequence ATGGATATTGATACGTTTGCTGAATTAGCATTTAAAAACAAAAATAATGAAAAAAATATAGAATGTAGAGGACTTAAAAGAATTGGAATAATGGGAGGTACTTTTGACCCAATACATATAGGACATTTAGTTATAGCAGAAGAAATTAGAAATGAGTTTGAATTAGATAAAGTTATTTTTATTCCAGCAGGAAACCCTCCTCATAAAGATAATAAAAAAATAACTTCTGCTAGACACAGATATATAATGACGTTATTAGCTACGATTTCAAACCCTTATTTTGAAGTATCTACTATAGAAATAGAAAAAAAAGAAACTACATATACTATCGACACTATTAAAATGTTAAGAAAAGTATGTAATAATGCAGAGTTATATTTCATAACCGGTGCAGACTCTATTTTCGAGCTTCATACTTGGAAAAGTATTGGTGAATTATTAAAGCTATGCAATTTTATAGCGGCAACTAGACCGGGATTTGAAATGGCTAAGCTTGAGAGCAAAATACAAGAAATAAAAAATGAATATGGTGTAGAAATATATACTACGATGGTGACATCTTTACAAATATCATCTACTGAAATAAGAGATAGAATAAGAGATGGTAAAACTATTAAGTATCTTGTGCCTGAAACAGTAGAAAGATATATTTATAAAAATAAATTGTATAGGTAA
- the yqeK gene encoding bis(5'-nucleosyl)-tetraphosphatase (symmetrical) YqeK: MDEERFIHSIGVMETAEKLADVYGCDKYKARLAGLIHDCGKLKNDRELLKMAFEFGIIHDDVKDVNIALLHGPLGAEIAKYEFGIEDLEILNAVKYHTTGKENMNLLEKIIYIADYIEPNRDFPSVEILRELAFLDLDKAVLMAMNNTIKYVVDNGWILDIKTVQARNFLLKRI, encoded by the coding sequence ATTGATGAGGAAAGATTTATACATTCCATTGGGGTTATGGAAACAGCAGAAAAACTTGCTGATGTTTATGGATGTGATAAATACAAAGCACGACTTGCTGGTTTGATTCATGATTGCGGTAAACTTAAGAATGATAGAGAATTATTGAAAATGGCATTTGAATTTGGTATAATTCATGATGATGTCAAAGATGTTAATATTGCTTTACTTCATGGTCCTTTGGGTGCAGAAATAGCAAAATATGAATTTGGAATTGAAGATTTAGAAATATTAAACGCAGTAAAGTATCATACTACTGGTAAAGAAAACATGAATTTATTAGAGAAAATTATTTATATAGCAGATTATATTGAACCTAATAGAGATTTTCCATCAGTAGAAATATTGAGAGAATTAGCTTTTTTAGATTTAGATAAAGCAGTGCTGATGGCAATGAATAATACGATAAAATATGTTGTAGACAATGGATGGATATTAGATATTAAAACTGTGCAGGCGAGAAATTTTTTACTTAAGAGAATCTAA
- the rsfS gene encoding ribosome silencing factor, with protein sequence MTNIDNRISVILEAADNKKAFDIKLLDISNITTIADYFIFVSGNNERQVIAIADEIEDKMYQLGYDVISKEGYREGRWVLLDFGDIVVHVFHKEDREFYNLDRLWIDAKEIDIDNII encoded by the coding sequence GTGACAAATATAGATAATAGAATATCAGTAATTTTAGAAGCTGCAGACAACAAAAAAGCTTTTGATATCAAACTTTTAGATATATCAAATATAACAACCATAGCAGATTACTTTATATTTGTAAGTGGTAATAATGAAAGACAGGTTATAGCGATAGCGGATGAAATTGAAGATAAAATGTATCAATTAGGATATGATGTAATTAGTAAAGAAGGGTATAGAGAAGGTAGATGGGTATTGCTTGATTTCGGCGATATAGTAGTGCATGTTTTTCATAAAGAAGATAGAGAATTTTATAATTTAGATAGACTGTGGATAGATGCTAAAGAAATTGATATTGACAATATAATTTAA